A genomic stretch from Chiloscyllium plagiosum isolate BGI_BamShark_2017 chromosome 2, ASM401019v2, whole genome shotgun sequence includes:
- the polr3g gene encoding DNA-directed RNA polymerase III subunit RPC7, whose protein sequence is MSGSGRGRGRAQFTFNIEAIGFSRGETLPEAAYQPLPLFPPTEFKPVPLNTGEDVNYILALKQELRGACKKLPYYIDHVDIKKDVERYANKYQENDCKKDWIPDWRRLPRELKPRIKRIKKTNTAPMVSQPKKPQTVTNEEVIQKLEVLEKKDSEHKSDEETEEKEKDKDDEEDEVAEEEYDEEECEEENDYIASYFDDGDNYEASDDNMDEATY, encoded by the exons ATGTCTGGATCAGGTCGCGGCCGAGGCAGAGCACAATTCACTTTCAACATCGAAGCTATTGGCTTTTCCCGGGGTGAAACTCTGCCTGAAGCTGCATATCAACCCCTCCCTTTATTTCCG CCCACAGAATTTAAGCCTGTCCCCTTGAATACAGGGGAAGATGTAAACTATATCCTGGCCTTGAAGCAAGAGCTAAGAGGAGCCTGCAAGAAACTACCATATTATATTGACCATGTTGATATAAAGAAAG ACGTTGAAAGATATGCAAACAAGTATCAAGAAAATGATTGCAAGAAAGATTGGATACCAG ATTGGAGAAGGCTTCCAAGAGAGCTAAAACCAAGAATCAAAAGGATTAAAAAGACAA ATACTGCACCCATGGTTTCCCAACCCAAAAAACCTCAAACTGTCACTAATGAGGAAGTAATACAGAAACTAGAG GTTCTAGAGAAGAAGGATTCAGAACATAAATCTGATGAAGAAACtgaagagaaggagaaagatAAAGATGACGAAGAGGATGAAGTTGCGGAAGAAGAATATgatgaggaagaatgtgaagAG GAAAATGACTACATTGCATCATACTTCGATGATGGAGATAACTATGAAGCTAGTGATGATAATATGGATGAAGCTACATATTAG